One Spirochaeta africana DSM 8902 genomic window carries:
- a CDS encoding UvrD-helicase domain-containing protein: MKIQKLKMIFGSPGTGKTKKCYDEIVREAKQQNLQPNEILYVSFNRELKIKAEQRLCGMATVKTLHSLAFSSLNHVHDLPEGLTSDPDNFLPTTEVKQALKSLIPQATKMQNSDLSSALGTFKLIVIDEFNDFNSEFISFIRKVVEACADTTTKVIIAGDPNQRINSYLESKQNRHKNYFDEAEVMFEGVLPIETEYLQQNYRTANPALIGALNSYMNRALQADSKLQYDNEIRDIVNNRKPVLRFFTDKNKEADYVFQQIQRLGLSQRVLILARYKRDLKIYEDRIRQVMHGNASLHTAHAQKGLEADYVFYVGFQAEIKNDADLANTNFVGMSRARKKLYITTSYPKFEPSEFFDTEYLNVIDSQTVVEPERKVPAIKSNKILTTTKASKSCIDSISFTIDQSDVPFFRYVKQNAPMKKRFHNIEKLEMENGMEYSVEFNHKHKRYTFNFWNLCSMKKNGFGDEQILHSLRNECRKFFDCRVDTSKFRCTRIDLCRFEKFSDAFEYNSYCHRLKNKLKELGEYDIRDGRAEYKEINYGNQCNKVNMPNPAETTVYVNHHKSKYDKITFKAYSPKNKVNHNRIDDDTTVKLEFSIVGRTVRRYDLFRDNTDFESLISLIQHDQIKKKFR; encoded by the coding sequence ATGAAAATTCAAAAGTTAAAAATGATATTTGGTTCGCCAGGTACAGGCAAAACAAAAAAATGCTACGATGAAATTGTTAGAGAAGCTAAGCAGCAGAATCTGCAACCGAATGAGATTTTATATGTAAGCTTCAACCGTGAACTAAAGATAAAAGCAGAACAAAGATTGTGCGGTATGGCAACGGTAAAAACCCTTCATTCGCTTGCCTTTTCTTCATTAAATCATGTTCACGATCTGCCAGAAGGATTAACATCTGATCCTGATAATTTCCTACCAACTACCGAAGTAAAGCAGGCTCTCAAGTCATTAATTCCACAAGCCACTAAAATGCAGAACTCCGACCTTTCAAGTGCTCTCGGCACGTTCAAGTTGATTGTCATCGATGAGTTCAATGATTTCAATTCTGAGTTTATTTCCTTTATCAGGAAGGTTGTTGAGGCATGTGCTGACACTACCACGAAGGTGATTATTGCTGGTGATCCAAATCAAAGAATAAACTCATATCTCGAATCCAAACAGAACAGGCACAAAAATTATTTCGATGAAGCTGAAGTCATGTTTGAAGGTGTACTGCCAATTGAAACGGAGTATTTGCAACAGAACTATCGTACAGCAAATCCTGCTTTAATTGGTGCATTGAACTCGTACATGAATAGAGCTCTTCAGGCAGACAGCAAACTTCAGTATGACAATGAAATCCGTGATATCGTTAATAACAGAAAGCCAGTGTTGAGATTTTTCACTGATAAGAACAAGGAAGCGGACTATGTTTTTCAGCAGATACAGCGTTTAGGTTTAAGTCAGAGAGTACTAATTCTTGCTCGATACAAAAGAGATTTGAAAATTTACGAGGACAGGATTCGGCAAGTAATGCATGGTAATGCTTCGCTTCATACTGCGCATGCACAAAAAGGACTTGAAGCGGATTATGTATTTTATGTTGGATTTCAGGCAGAAATAAAAAATGATGCCGATCTTGCAAACACGAATTTCGTAGGTATGTCGAGAGCAAGAAAGAAACTGTATATCACCACATCCTATCCGAAGTTCGAACCAAGTGAGTTTTTTGACACAGAGTACCTCAATGTAATCGATTCACAGACTGTAGTTGAACCAGAGCGTAAAGTTCCAGCAATAAAATCGAATAAAATATTGACCACGACCAAAGCCAGCAAATCATGCATCGACTCAATTTCCTTTACTATTGACCAGAGCGATGTTCCATTCTTCAGGTATGTAAAGCAGAACGCACCGATGAAAAAAAGATTTCACAATATTGAAAAGCTTGAAATGGAAAATGGCATGGAATATTCGGTCGAGTTCAATCACAAGCACAAAAGATATACTTTCAATTTCTGGAACTTGTGCTCAATGAAAAAAAATGGTTTTGGTGATGAACAGATACTCCATAGCTTGCGGAATGAATGTAGAAAATTCTTTGATTGCCGTGTGGATACCAGTAAGTTCAGATGTACAAGAATTGACCTTTGTCGTTTTGAAAAGTTCAGTGATGCTTTTGAATATAATTCATACTGTCACAGATTAAAAAACAAATTAAAAGAGTTAGGTGAATATGATATACGAGATGGTAGAGCAGAGTATAAGGAAATCAATTACGGCAATCAGTGTAACAAAGTGAATATGCCAAATCCAGCAGAAACAACTGTATACGTGAATCACCATAAGAGTAAGTACGACAAAATCACATTCAAGGCATACTCACCAAAGAACAAGGTCAATCACAACAGAATAGACGATGATACAACTGTAAAACTGGAGTTTTCAATAGTCGGAAGAACTGTACGTAGATACGATTTATTCAGAGATAATACTGACTTTGAATCCTTGATCTCTTTAATACAACATGATCAAATAAAAAAGAAGTTCAGATAA
- a CDS encoding IS256 family transposase codes for MGKIIEINEQEVKDHLGNFVRETVEETLNAMLEAEAEQLCNAQKHERSSERTGYRAGHYDRKLLTKAGEVNLQVPKLKKVTFETAIIERYKRREISVEEAMVEMYLAGVSVRRVEDITEALWGAKVSPGTISNLNKKIYEEIEKWRNLPLKQRYTYVYLDGIWMKRSWAGEVRNVSVLVAIGVNQDGFREIIGVAEGTKEDKDSWQRFLRYLKGRGLETVEMFISDKSLGLVEAIPEFFPDSRWQRCVVHFYRNVFSFVPQGKVKAVATMLKAIHAQENLEEAVRKKDQIAKKLIEMKLSKAAEIVREGALETFSYYYFPVEHWKRIRTNNGLERIMREIRRRTRVIGSFPDGESALMLVAARLRHISNSTWSERKYLNMDLMIEYDHDHQAS; via the coding sequence ATGGGTAAGATTATCGAGATAAACGAGCAGGAAGTCAAAGACCATTTGGGTAATTTTGTCAGGGAGACGGTGGAGGAAACCTTGAACGCTATGCTGGAGGCAGAAGCAGAACAGCTGTGTAATGCGCAAAAACATGAGCGCAGCTCTGAGCGAACGGGGTATCGTGCCGGACATTATGATAGGAAACTGCTAACGAAAGCAGGCGAAGTGAATCTGCAGGTTCCCAAGCTGAAGAAGGTGACGTTTGAAACTGCCATTATTGAACGGTATAAGCGACGCGAGATCTCTGTTGAGGAGGCAATGGTAGAGATGTACTTGGCTGGCGTTTCTGTCAGACGTGTCGAGGATATCACCGAAGCCCTTTGGGGTGCCAAGGTCTCACCAGGAACTATCAGCAACCTCAATAAGAAAATCTACGAAGAAATTGAAAAATGGCGCAACCTGCCGTTGAAGCAGCGCTACACCTATGTCTACCTTGATGGCATCTGGATGAAACGATCCTGGGCTGGTGAAGTACGCAATGTATCCGTTCTGGTAGCCATAGGCGTTAATCAGGATGGTTTCAGGGAGATAATCGGGGTTGCCGAAGGCACCAAGGAAGACAAAGACAGCTGGCAGCGATTTCTCCGCTATTTGAAAGGCCGGGGACTGGAAACAGTGGAGATGTTTATCTCTGACAAGTCTCTGGGATTGGTAGAAGCGATACCAGAGTTTTTTCCTGATTCCCGGTGGCAGCGGTGCGTAGTGCATTTTTACCGCAATGTATTCAGCTTTGTTCCGCAGGGAAAAGTCAAAGCTGTTGCAACCATGTTGAAGGCCATTCATGCCCAGGAAAACCTGGAAGAGGCAGTCCGAAAGAAAGACCAGATTGCGAAGAAACTGATTGAAATGAAATTGTCCAAAGCAGCGGAGATCGTTCGAGAAGGTGCATTAGAAACCTTCTCGTATTATTATTTCCCGGTCGAACACTGGAAACGGATCAGGACCAATAACGGGCTTGAAAGAATCATGCGAGAAATCAGAAGGAGGACACGTGTAATCGGTTCGTTCCCTGATGGTGAGTCAGCACTGATGCTGGTTGCAGCACGACTGCGCCACATCTCGAACTCAACATGGAGTGAACGGAAATATCTGAATATGGATCTGATGATCGAGTACGATCACGATCATCAGGCATCATAA
- a CDS encoding cytochrome c maturation protein CcmE, which produces MRVFSKSIIVFLLLSFINVSVSADSSAEVFTIQRLLRDGYNRAGEEVQVYGVVSDIRKNDAGEIQGFSLRDGRYSASVIYNGTLAEDLFNNGDALIIRFELTMYNDNLHSITLGKWGAIFNPEYNIVAFDADRPTDWSINERRTMPFDITVEEYTLEAYRYGNELVRVTGRVRSKEVARIFGGQERNLYLHLSSPGQRVEVHVWERHWPNNWNVENIEEQLNVGSLIRITGSFNQETSMGVSFLASEIEVIE; this is translated from the coding sequence GTGCGTGTCTTCAGTAAATCTATAATTGTTTTTCTACTACTTTCTTTTATTAATGTTTCAGTATCAGCGGATTCTTCAGCAGAAGTGTTTACCATACAGCGATTATTACGAGACGGTTATAATAGGGCAGGTGAAGAAGTACAAGTGTATGGAGTTGTATCAGATATTAGGAAAAATGATGCAGGCGAAATACAAGGATTTAGTCTTCGCGATGGCAGATATAGTGCATCTGTGATTTACAACGGAACTCTGGCGGAGGATTTATTTAATAACGGAGATGCTCTAATTATTAGATTCGAGTTAACAATGTATAATGATAACTTGCACTCAATAACTCTTGGAAAGTGGGGGGCAATATTTAATCCAGAATATAATATCGTTGCTTTTGATGCGGATAGGCCTACTGACTGGAGTATAAATGAGCGTCGGACAATGCCATTTGATATAACGGTTGAGGAATACACACTTGAAGCCTATCGATATGGTAATGAGCTGGTTAGAGTCACAGGACGAGTGAGAAGCAAAGAAGTAGCGAGGATATTTGGGGGTCAAGAGCGTAACCTGTATCTACACCTATCCAGTCCAGGTCAAAGAGTAGAGGTACATGTGTGGGAGCGGCATTGGCCAAATAATTGGAATGTGGAAAACATTGAAGAGCAGTTAAACGTTGGCAGCTTAATACGGATTACAGGAAGCTTTAACCAAGAAACGAGTATGGGAGTATCTTTTTTAGCATCGGAAATTGAGGTGATCGAATAA
- a CDS encoding IS256 family transposase yields the protein MAPLKATADFEKLLSRFIAEQDPLLEMLKWMTEQLMRIEAENKAGAVKGKHVANRTTHFSGSRVRRFDTRLGTMYLVVPKLRKGGYIPFFVTEKKRSEQALLQVVQEAFINGVSTRKIDRLAKELGIESISASQVSEINKGLDEQVQQFRNRELDSEYPVIWIDALYEKIRHGQRVQNEAVMVVCGLNSAGEREILAIEPMETESEETYADLFQRLKQRGLKHVWLVVSDAHQGLKNAIRSEFVGACWQRCKVHFMRNVLAKVRSKHKEQFAERLKHIWLQPDQATARKYAKQLMDDWEDSCSDAVEILDSGLDDSLQFYAFAKIDARKISSTNMLERLNKEIRRRSKVVGVFPSRESYIRMVTCYLIEYTEDWTTGRSYIKKESLDEQKEFILRTVA from the coding sequence ATGGCCCCACTCAAAGCTACCGCAGATTTCGAGAAACTTCTATCCCGTTTCATAGCTGAACAGGACCCTCTGCTTGAAATGCTCAAATGGATGACCGAACAGCTCATGCGCATTGAAGCTGAAAATAAAGCCGGTGCCGTGAAAGGCAAGCATGTCGCAAATCGGACGACTCATTTCAGCGGTTCTCGTGTCAGAAGATTCGATACCCGTCTGGGCACCATGTACCTCGTCGTTCCAAAGCTGCGCAAGGGCGGGTACATTCCCTTTTTTGTAACCGAGAAGAAACGCTCGGAACAAGCACTCCTACAGGTAGTGCAGGAAGCATTTATCAACGGTGTTTCTACCCGTAAGATCGATCGCCTCGCCAAGGAGCTGGGGATTGAATCCATATCAGCCAGCCAGGTCTCTGAAATTAATAAGGGGCTGGATGAACAGGTTCAGCAATTTCGCAACCGAGAGCTGGATTCAGAATATCCAGTTATCTGGATTGATGCACTGTATGAAAAGATACGCCATGGCCAGAGAGTGCAGAATGAAGCAGTGATGGTGGTCTGTGGCCTTAATTCTGCTGGAGAGCGCGAAATACTTGCTATAGAGCCCATGGAAACTGAATCAGAGGAAACATACGCCGACCTGTTTCAGCGCTTAAAACAGCGCGGTCTCAAGCATGTATGGCTTGTGGTATCAGATGCACACCAGGGATTGAAAAATGCAATCCGATCAGAATTTGTCGGCGCATGTTGGCAACGGTGTAAAGTGCATTTCATGCGAAATGTCCTCGCCAAAGTACGCAGCAAACACAAGGAACAATTTGCAGAGCGATTAAAGCACATCTGGCTACAGCCAGATCAAGCTACCGCGCGAAAATACGCCAAGCAGCTTATGGATGACTGGGAAGACTCTTGCTCTGATGCAGTCGAAATCCTGGATTCCGGACTTGATGACTCACTGCAGTTCTATGCCTTTGCAAAAATCGATGCACGGAAAATCTCCTCCACCAATATGCTGGAGCGATTGAACAAAGAAATCCGTCGACGATCAAAGGTGGTTGGCGTCTTTCCGTCCAGGGAGTCATACATCAGAATGGTCACCTGCTATCTGATAGAATACACCGAAGACTGGACAACCGGCAGATCGTACATTAAAAAGGAATCACTGGATGAACAGAAAGAATTCATCCTGAGAACGGTTGCGTAA
- a CDS encoding DEAD/DEAH box helicase produces the protein MRPKEIPASSQLSPPDPVVHWARTQAGIPFLFPVQRLVIAGILDALASEDPEPRGQIAVLPTGAGKSLCFQAPAALDGRPTLVLYPLLALLQDQKRRFDELGIPAAVVRGGQSSADRREIWDGVRAGRIRAVLSNPETMVQPGTLRTIAGLGFVHLVVDESHCVCEWGKTFRPDYLRIPEIRRAAGIRVISAFTATAGPQVLTAIQEHLFPDCSPARLLGSPDRPNMGITVLPVLQKDVAIRQMLSDPGRLHGRSDLPLWAPGAALPRPAIVFCSSRAGCRELALRLYADHPGKVRFYHAGLERSEKDRIEHWFFDSPDGILVSTNAYGMAVVSYMFN, from the coding sequence ATGAGGCCAAAAGAAATACCCGCATCCAGCCAGCTGTCACCGCCTGACCCGGTAGTTCACTGGGCACGGACGCAAGCCGGCATACCCTTTCTGTTCCCGGTGCAGCGACTGGTGATCGCCGGGATTCTGGATGCCCTTGCCAGTGAGGATCCGGAACCGCGCGGCCAGATCGCGGTGCTGCCCACCGGTGCCGGCAAGAGCCTGTGCTTCCAGGCACCAGCCGCGCTTGACGGACGGCCGACCCTGGTACTGTATCCCCTGCTGGCACTGCTCCAGGATCAGAAACGTCGCTTTGATGAACTGGGTATCCCTGCAGCCGTGGTGCGCGGCGGGCAGTCTTCGGCAGATCGCCGGGAAATCTGGGACGGGGTGCGCGCCGGGAGAATCCGGGCCGTACTGAGCAACCCCGAGACAATGGTGCAGCCAGGCACCCTGCGCACCATTGCCGGGCTGGGGTTTGTACATCTGGTGGTGGATGAGTCGCACTGTGTCTGTGAGTGGGGAAAGACCTTTCGGCCAGACTATCTCAGGATTCCCGAGATCAGACGTGCAGCCGGGATTCGGGTTATCAGTGCCTTTACAGCCACCGCCGGCCCGCAGGTACTCACCGCCATCCAGGAACACCTCTTTCCGGACTGCAGTCCGGCCCGACTCCTGGGCAGCCCGGATCGACCAAACATGGGAATCACGGTGCTGCCGGTTCTCCAGAAGGATGTGGCAATCCGGCAGATGCTGAGCGATCCCGGCAGGCTGCACGGTCGCAGCGACCTGCCGCTGTGGGCACCAGGTGCAGCCCTGCCGCGCCCGGCAATCGTGTTCTGCTCCAGCCGCGCCGGCTGTCGCGAGCTGGCTCTCAGGCTGTATGCAGACCATCCCGGCAAGGTACGTTTCTATCATGCCGGGCTTGAGCGTAGCGAAAAGGACCGGATTGAACACTGGTTTTTCGACAGCCCGGACGGAATTCTGGTGAGCACCAACGCCTACGGAATGGCAGTGGTGTCTTATATGTTTAATTAA
- a CDS encoding acyl-CoA dehydratase activase: MQLMLGIDVGSTTVKLVVVEPETHKITHSAYRRHNAAQSVTVLQLLQDALPFCGDAECEIVLCGSGSTTIAEQLQMQYVQEVVAASIAVKRYYRDTRCVIELGGQDAKVVFLQQDPESGELVTSDMRMNGSCAGGTGAFIDQVAELLHVRPEQFQQLAEQGSNLYDISGRCGVFAKTDIQPLLNQGVSSEDIALSTFHAIAKQTIGGLSQGMQMQPKVLFIGGPLTFNPRLVEVFRERLQLAPDQTIVPENPELLVAFGAALSSRSLFADHRLSCQLPVAIQRLEAALAAPRSPQQQQLTPFFASAAEHRAFLQRHRSEPWQPAVYPAGSRVRGWLGIDAGSTTTKFVLLDDSGTVIDRGYSGNQGDPVRVCIDELQRVQQRFADMGVELEIAGLGTTGYGERLFAAAFSADYHTVETVAHARAAREYLPEASFVLDIGGQDMKAIQLSGGIVTNIVLNEACSAGCGSFVETYAKSLGVPLQDIAERAFAAQHPSTLGSRCTVFMNSSIITEQKNGKTTDDILAGICYSIIENVFTKVVRVSNMAQLGQHVVVQGGTFRNDAVLRAFEQYTGCVPVRPPFAGEMGAIGIALLTMEHRRAAASAPSTAPAPASTTAPSTASAPSTASAAVPEAAATPEPLPPSRFIGLDALKDFSYRQEPGLICPYCSNNCSRTAVLFSTGEQFVTGNRCERGEVLGSHTPPHIREQVRRRQRAANEVANLYTLREKLVMQDYRPALVADPKSMRIGIPRVLEFWHSLPFWRTFFTALGYEVVVSPKSSRSMYESGLASVASDTVCFPAKLSHGHVQQLIADEVDRIFMPIMNRMPPENKPTDSHHVCAVVKGYPMVVRYSDEPEQRHGVAMDTPVFYWLDDSTKRRQIVNYFRDAYGLDKRSLLQAVQEADEAMSVFQRELVQAGQAVLEQLQQSGGLGVVLAGRPYHNDGLVNHSVAEFFTRQGIPVLPVDALPGLHTQEILRSRPETTINFHVRMLSAASIVAEHPQLEFVQLVSFGCGHDAVLSDEIIRILKERSNKDPLILKMDESENRGPLHIRITSFIETVRERRSTRQTARVMPLSDPFRVKFTREQRRTHTVLVPNITESFAHIASAAMRREGYRVAPLPLADQRALYLGKKYVHNDMCFPAQINIGEFLGAMENGGWDPDRVALGLAKDHCDCRLAHYATVARRALDEAGYEQVPIVTTGKDTKNQHPDFNLSPLFQIRMLWGLTVLDVLESLRRRIRPYEHTPGTTDRVYWESVDALAAAMDTSLKSYIQEFKRAVDRFSQIGFDQSSRRPRVFIIGEFLLNFHPGSNNWIERYLEQHGMEVVMPNVVYNFHREYLRMESERNEFGVQYPWMEALIQNMSEKVFRSVIAKVQSHAAACPVYEAPRDFRELAASAEHIIHRTFTSGEGWMIAAEILEHARHGVDSFLILQPFGCLPNHVTGRGLVKRIKQERPGIQILALDYDPDTSFANIENRLQMLILSAKERSAAAISS; the protein is encoded by the coding sequence ATGCAGCTCATGCTTGGAATAGATGTCGGCTCGACCACGGTAAAGCTGGTGGTGGTGGAGCCGGAAACACATAAGATTACCCACTCGGCGTATCGCCGACACAACGCGGCCCAGAGCGTAACGGTGCTTCAGTTGTTGCAGGACGCCCTGCCGTTCTGTGGCGACGCGGAGTGCGAGATTGTGTTGTGCGGCAGCGGCTCTACAACCATTGCTGAACAGCTGCAGATGCAGTATGTGCAGGAGGTGGTCGCAGCATCGATTGCAGTGAAGCGCTACTACCGGGACACCCGCTGTGTAATCGAGCTTGGCGGTCAGGATGCCAAGGTGGTATTCCTGCAGCAGGACCCGGAGTCCGGAGAGCTGGTGACCTCGGATATGCGCATGAACGGCAGCTGCGCTGGTGGCACCGGTGCCTTTATCGACCAGGTTGCCGAGCTGCTGCATGTTCGTCCTGAACAATTTCAGCAGCTGGCTGAACAGGGCAGCAACCTGTACGACATCTCGGGGCGCTGCGGGGTTTTTGCCAAAACCGACATCCAGCCGCTGCTGAATCAGGGTGTCAGCAGCGAGGATATTGCGCTGTCGACCTTTCATGCTATAGCCAAACAGACCATCGGCGGGTTGTCACAGGGAATGCAGATGCAGCCCAAGGTGCTGTTTATCGGCGGGCCGCTAACCTTTAATCCGAGACTGGTCGAGGTCTTTCGCGAGCGGCTGCAGCTCGCACCGGACCAGACAATCGTTCCCGAGAATCCCGAGCTGCTGGTGGCCTTCGGGGCCGCGCTCAGCTCCCGCAGCCTGTTTGCTGACCACCGCCTGAGCTGCCAGCTGCCCGTGGCCATACAGCGCCTCGAAGCAGCCCTGGCTGCCCCGCGTTCCCCCCAGCAGCAGCAGCTCACACCGTTTTTCGCCAGTGCTGCAGAGCACCGCGCATTTCTGCAGCGCCATAGATCCGAACCCTGGCAGCCAGCCGTTTATCCAGCCGGCAGCAGGGTTCGAGGCTGGCTGGGGATAGATGCCGGTTCCACCACCACCAAGTTTGTCCTGCTGGATGACAGCGGCACGGTGATCGATCGGGGCTACAGCGGCAATCAGGGCGACCCGGTTCGGGTGTGTATTGACGAGCTGCAGCGGGTGCAGCAGCGCTTTGCCGATATGGGGGTAGAGCTGGAGATCGCCGGGCTGGGTACCACCGGGTACGGCGAACGACTGTTCGCCGCCGCATTCTCGGCCGATTACCACACCGTAGAGACGGTTGCCCATGCACGGGCTGCCCGGGAGTATCTGCCGGAGGCAAGCTTCGTCCTGGATATTGGCGGGCAGGACATGAAAGCCATCCAGCTCAGCGGGGGTATCGTAACCAACATCGTGCTGAACGAGGCCTGCTCGGCCGGCTGTGGATCATTTGTAGAAACCTACGCCAAGTCGCTCGGGGTACCGCTGCAGGATATCGCCGAGCGCGCCTTTGCGGCTCAGCATCCCTCGACCCTGGGATCCCGCTGCACGGTGTTCATGAACAGCTCGATCATCACCGAGCAAAAGAACGGCAAGACTACCGACGATATCCTGGCCGGGATATGCTACTCGATCATCGAGAATGTGTTTACCAAGGTGGTGCGAGTCTCCAACATGGCCCAGCTGGGGCAGCATGTGGTGGTGCAGGGGGGGACCTTTCGCAATGATGCAGTGCTGCGCGCCTTTGAACAATACACCGGCTGTGTGCCGGTACGCCCCCCGTTTGCCGGGGAGATGGGCGCGATCGGGATCGCTCTGCTGACCATGGAGCACCGACGGGCGGCGGCCTCCGCACCGTCAACGGCACCCGCACCCGCATCGACAACCGCACCGTCAACTGCCTCCGCACCGTCAACTGCCTCCGCAGCTGTGCCAGAAGCTGCAGCAACCCCGGAGCCGCTGCCACCGTCCCGCTTTATCGGGCTGGATGCCCTGAAGGATTTTTCCTACCGACAGGAGCCAGGCCTGATCTGTCCCTACTGCTCGAACAACTGCAGTCGGACCGCGGTGCTGTTCTCGACCGGGGAGCAGTTTGTAACCGGCAATCGCTGCGAGCGCGGCGAGGTGCTGGGCAGCCATACCCCGCCGCACATCCGCGAACAGGTACGGCGCCGCCAGCGTGCTGCCAATGAGGTGGCCAATCTGTACACCCTGCGGGAAAAGCTGGTGATGCAGGACTATCGCCCGGCACTGGTTGCCGATCCCAAATCGATGCGGATCGGCATCCCGCGGGTGCTGGAGTTCTGGCACTCCCTGCCGTTCTGGCGTACCTTTTTTACCGCACTGGGATACGAGGTTGTGGTGTCGCCGAAAAGCAGCCGCAGCATGTACGAAAGTGGCCTGGCATCGGTAGCCTCCGACACGGTCTGCTTCCCGGCCAAACTCAGTCACGGCCATGTCCAGCAGCTGATTGCCGACGAGGTAGACCGGATATTCATGCCGATCATGAACCGGATGCCCCCGGAGAACAAGCCGACCGACAGTCATCACGTGTGTGCGGTGGTCAAGGGCTATCCGATGGTCGTAAGGTACAGCGACGAACCGGAGCAGCGCCACGGGGTTGCGATGGATACCCCGGTGTTCTACTGGCTGGATGACAGTACCAAGCGCCGCCAGATCGTGAACTACTTTCGCGATGCCTACGGCCTGGATAAACGCAGCCTGCTGCAGGCCGTACAGGAGGCGGACGAGGCAATGTCGGTGTTTCAGCGCGAGCTTGTCCAGGCCGGGCAGGCCGTACTGGAACAGCTGCAGCAGAGCGGGGGGCTGGGAGTCGTGCTGGCCGGCCGGCCCTATCACAACGATGGGCTGGTCAATCATTCGGTGGCCGAGTTTTTTACCCGACAGGGAATCCCGGTTCTGCCGGTGGATGCCCTGCCCGGGCTGCACACACAGGAGATCCTGCGTTCACGCCCGGAGACCACCATCAATTTTCATGTTCGTATGCTGTCGGCTGCCAGTATTGTTGCCGAGCACCCACAGCTTGAGTTTGTACAGCTGGTAAGCTTTGGCTGTGGTCACGATGCGGTGCTGTCGGACGAGATCATCCGGATTCTGAAAGAGCGCTCCAACAAGGACCCGCTCATCCTCAAGATGGACGAGAGCGAGAACCGCGGCCCGCTGCACATCCGGATTACCTCTTTCATCGAGACCGTGCGTGAGCGTCGCAGCACCCGCCAGACCGCCCGGGTAATGCCGCTGTCGGATCCATTCCGGGTAAAGTTCACCCGGGAGCAACGCCGAACCCACACCGTGCTGGTGCCCAACATCACCGAGTCGTTCGCCCATATTGCCTCGGCCGCAATGCGCCGCGAGGGGTACCGGGTGGCACCGCTGCCGCTGGCAGACCAGCGGGCGCTGTACCTGGGCAAGAAATATGTGCACAACGATATGTGCTTCCCGGCTCAGATCAACATCGGGGAGTTTCTCGGGGCGATGGAGAATGGTGGCTGGGATCCGGATCGGGTCGCGCTGGGGCTGGCCAAGGATCACTGCGACTGCCGCCTGGCCCATTATGCCACCGTAGCACGCCGCGCTCTGGACGAGGCTGGCTATGAGCAGGTGCCGATTGTCACCACTGGCAAGGATACCAAGAATCAGCATCCGGACTTCAATCTGAGCCCGCTGTTTCAGATCCGTATGCTGTGGGGACTTACCGTGCTTGATGTGCTGGAATCACTGCGCCGCCGCATCCGCCCCTATGAACACACCCCCGGCACCACCGACCGGGTCTACTGGGAATCGGTCGATGCCCTGGCGGCGGCCATGGACACCAGCCTGAAAAGCTATATTCAGGAGTTCAAGCGTGCAGTTGACCGCTTCTCGCAGATCGGGTTCGATCAGTCATCCCGGCGCCCGCGGGTGTTTATCATCGGCGAGTTTTTGCTGAACTTTCACCCTGGCTCCAACAACTGGATCGAACGCTATCTGGAGCAGCACGGGATGGAGGTGGTGATGCCCAATGTGGTGTACAACTTTCACCGTGAGTACTTGCGGATGGAGTCCGAGCGCAATGAGTTCGGGGTGCAGTATCCCTGGATGGAGGCGCTGATCCAGAACATGAGCGAGAAGGTCTTTCGCTCGGTAATCGCCAAGGTCCAGAGCCATGCCGCTGCCTGTCCGGTCTACGAGGCCCCGCGTGATTTCCGGGAGCTGGCCGCCAGCGCCGAGCATATTATTCATCGAACCTTTACCTCGGGGGAGGGATGGATGATTGCTGCCGAGATACTGGAACATGCCCGCCATGGGGTAGACAGCTTCTTGATCCTGCAGCCGTTCGGCTGTCTTCCCAATCACGTTACCGGGCGGGGGCTGGTGAAACGGATCAAGCAGGAGCGCCCGGGGATCCAGATCCTGGCACTCGATTACGATCCCGATACCAGTTTTGCCAACATCGAGAATCGCCTGCAGATGCTGATCCTGTCAGCCAAGGAGCGTTCTGCGGCGGCAATCAGTTCATAG